One genomic segment of Impatiens glandulifera chromosome 6, dImpGla2.1, whole genome shotgun sequence includes these proteins:
- the LOC124941250 gene encoding photosystem II protein D1-like, with amino-acid sequence MIPTLLTATYIFIIAFIAAPLVDIDGIREPISGSLLYENNIISGVIISTSAAIGLHFYPIWETTSVDEWLYNGCPYELIVLHFLLCVACYMGREWELSFCLGMRHWIVVAYSVLVITATIALDLLGQ; translated from the coding sequence ATGATCCCTACCTTATTGACTgcaacttatatatttattattgccTTCATTGCTGCTCCTCTAGTAGATATTGATGGTATTCGTGAACCTATTTCTGGATCTCTACTTTACGAAAACAACATTATTTCAGGTGTCATTATTTCTACTTCAGCAGCTATTGGTTTGCACTTTTACCCGATATGGGAAACGACATCCGTTGATGAATGGTTATACAATGGATGTCCTTATGAACTAATTGTTTTACATTTCTTACTTTGTGTAGCTTGTTACATGGGTCGTGAGTGGGAACTTAGTTTTTGTTTGGGTATGCGACATTGGATTGTTGTTGCATATTCAGTTCTTGTTATAACTGCTACTATTGCTCTTGATCTACTTGGTCAATGA
- the LOC124943143 gene encoding uncharacterized protein LOC124943143: MSLGFMKCSQEKVVYTRNHGEEVIIVGVYVDNLIVTGSSIKGVEEFKKQMMKEFEMNDLGILSYYSVVSRSLAENLLSELLGCEMRPVTLYVDNKFTISLMKNLVFHGHNKHIDTRFQFIYEWFENRQIVVEFLNTREQHANIPTKALAKIKFAEMRELLGVKNLKPNQAYGGDCEFSH; the protein is encoded by the exons ATGAGTCTTGGTTTCATGAAATGTTCTCAAGAGAAGGTTGTGTACACAAGAAACCATGGAGAAGAAGTAATCATTGTTGGCGTATACGTCGACAACTTGATCGTGACAGGATCAAGCATTAAGGGTGTCGAGGAGTTCAAAAAacagatgatgaaggagttcgagatgaatgATCTCGGGATACTCTC CTACTACAGTGTCGTGTCAAGGTCTTTGGCTGAGAATTTGTTGAGCGAGCTGCTCGGATGCGAGATGAGGCCGGTAACCCTTTATGTCGACAACAAGTTCACAATATCATTAATGAAGAATTTGGTGTTTCATGGACACaacaaacacatcgacactcgATTCCAGTTCATCTATGAATGGTTCGAGAATCGACAGATCGTTGTAGAGTTTTTAAACACTAGAGAGCAACATGCAAATATTCCCACCAAGGCACTAGCAAAAATCAAATTCGCGGAGATGCGAGAGCTGCTCGGCGTGAAGAATCtcaaaccaaatcaagcttacgGTGGAGATTGTGAGTTTAGTCATTGA